In Methanoregula sp., a single window of DNA contains:
- a CDS encoding glycosyltransferase: protein MKNVLIITYFFPPDVEVGAVRPYGFTKYLPLFGWNPIILTSSYNNPSDSDLQIFYTPKSDIVNFFLKFLGFNSYVNFENSITRHKSMNINFVIINFFKIIVSVICYPDPQKYWLNNATAMGDNICNKYKIDVIMSTSPPETCHLVANRLVKKHNLFWIVDFRDLWTQNHYYPYSQFRKVFERKLEIKTLNGADVITTVSQPLADKLSTLHKNKPVYSIPNGFDPDMMNPGTVIDPKFRIVYTGKLYDGKRDPVLLFLAVSSLCHECKIERQNVQIDFYGHREKWLQTEVERYHLQDTVTFHGHVPREIAIDEQRKAQILLHLTWNNLAEKGVYTGKLFDYLAARRPILSMGLTDGGVVKELLDQTQAGVHVSNEEELKKYLMKAYREYKETGLVQYQGIDAEVMKYSHKEMARKLVEVLEGVTGNSKK from the coding sequence ATGAAAAATGTCCTTATAATAACATATTTTTTCCCCCCGGATGTAGAGGTTGGAGCGGTTAGACCTTATGGATTTACCAAATACCTTCCATTATTTGGATGGAATCCAATTATTCTAACATCTTCCTACAATAATCCATCGGATAGTGATCTGCAAATTTTTTACACTCCAAAGTCAGATATTGTCAATTTTTTTTTAAAATTTCTCGGTTTCAATAGTTATGTAAATTTCGAAAATTCCATAACTCGCCACAAATCAATGAATATAAATTTTGTTATTATAAATTTTTTTAAAATAATTGTAAGTGTAATATGTTATCCAGATCCTCAAAAATATTGGTTAAATAATGCAACAGCGATGGGGGATAATATTTGTAATAAGTATAAAATTGATGTTATAATGAGTACCTCACCACCTGAAACGTGTCACTTAGTTGCAAATAGATTAGTAAAAAAACATAATCTGTTTTGGATAGTAGATTTTCGTGATCTTTGGACTCAGAATCATTACTACCCCTACTCCCAGTTTCGAAAAGTTTTTGAAAGAAAATTAGAGATTAAAACATTAAATGGAGCAGATGTTATCACAACCGTTTCGCAGCCATTGGCAGACAAATTATCCACATTACATAAAAACAAGCCTGTTTATTCCATCCCAAATGGATTTGATCCGGACATGATGAATCCAGGGACTGTCATTGACCCTAAATTTCGAATAGTTTATACAGGAAAACTTTATGATGGAAAACGAGATCCTGTATTATTATTTCTCGCAGTTTCTTCACTATGCCATGAATGTAAGATTGAGCGTCAGAATGTCCAGATTGATTTTTATGGGCACCGCGAAAAATGGCTCCAAACAGAAGTAGAAAGATACCACCTCCAGGACACCGTCACCTTCCATGGACACGTCCCACGGGAGATTGCAATCGATGAGCAACGAAAGGCTCAGATCCTCCTCCACCTTACATGGAACAACCTTGCTGAGAAAGGAGTATACACCGGAAAATTATTTGACTACCTTGCCGCCCGCCGCCCCATTCTCTCCATGGGCTTAACCGACGGGGGTGTCGTGAAGGAGCTCCTTGACCAGACGCAAGCCGGCGTGCATGTATCAAATGAGGAAGAACTAAAAAAGTATTTAATGAAGGCATACCGGGAATATAAAGAAACTGGTTTAGTGCAATATCAGGGCATCGATGCTGAGGTCATGAAGTATAGTCATAAGGAGATGGCGAGGAAGTTGGTGGAAGTGCTAGAGGGGGTTACAGGCAATTCGAAAAAATGA
- a CDS encoding oligosaccharide flippase family protein yields the protein MTILTAPFITRLFGPEAFGVWAIFGSIVSIIVVITCMRYELSIVLPKSDDDAANLFAVCIMFTLIVSAITIPIVFFFGTEIASLLNVPQLAPHLWFLPLSVFIGGVSLPVYYWNARIKDFKRASVAQIVGSVSTTGTQLGSGIVGYGTAGILILAGIFGQFISILYVGISILKHDFRVFRDAIHVKKMVEGIKRYKQFPLVDSISALMNTTSTSLPIILLAVFYSPVIAGFYSLSIAVIQVPFFLVGNAISQAFFPHGTDAHREEKLFIIVEDLFKILLIVIAFPLLTIMIIGGDFFGVVFGNSWVEAGIFAQILCIFFLINFVTNPMTLIYIILEKQVFGLYFNIINFLTRLTVLLIGGLFFNVYIALILFALAGIFVYLFVLIQLMKYAKVRWKNIVQQLISVLLMFFPAGVLLIMLQVYIRNPYVTVLTASVFVVIYYLYILKTDKQVQNILMGCKF from the coding sequence TTGACTATTCTTACAGCGCCGTTCATTACACGGTTGTTTGGGCCAGAAGCTTTTGGTGTATGGGCGATATTTGGATCAATTGTCAGCATAATCGTGGTAATTACCTGTATGAGATATGAACTATCAATTGTTCTTCCAAAATCTGATGATGATGCAGCTAATCTCTTTGCAGTGTGTATCATGTTTACGCTAATAGTAAGTGCTATCACAATTCCAATCGTTTTCTTTTTTGGAACTGAAATTGCCAGTTTATTAAATGTGCCTCAACTTGCCCCTCACCTTTGGTTTCTCCCTCTTTCCGTATTTATTGGGGGTGTATCTTTACCCGTTTACTATTGGAATGCCCGAATAAAAGATTTTAAGCGTGCATCAGTTGCACAAATTGTCGGTTCTGTATCAACAACAGGTACACAACTAGGGTCTGGGATTGTCGGTTATGGAACTGCGGGAATATTGATCCTCGCGGGAATTTTTGGGCAATTTATCTCAATACTATATGTGGGGATTTCGATTCTAAAGCATGATTTCCGGGTATTTAGAGATGCCATTCATGTTAAAAAAATGGTAGAGGGAATAAAACGCTATAAACAATTCCCATTAGTCGATTCAATATCAGCTTTGATGAACACAACATCAACGTCACTTCCAATAATTTTACTGGCAGTATTTTATTCACCAGTTATTGCCGGATTTTACTCACTTTCGATCGCGGTAATTCAGGTTCCATTCTTTCTGGTTGGAAATGCAATATCCCAGGCATTTTTCCCTCATGGGACTGATGCACATCGAGAAGAAAAGTTATTCATTATTGTCGAGGATTTATTTAAAATCCTGTTAATTGTTATTGCATTTCCATTATTGACTATCATGATAATCGGGGGTGATTTTTTTGGGGTAGTCTTTGGGAATAGTTGGGTGGAAGCAGGAATTTTTGCACAAATACTGTGTATTTTTTTCCTGATCAATTTTGTCACAAATCCAATGACTTTGATATATATAATCTTAGAGAAACAGGTTTTTGGATTGTATTTCAATATTATCAACTTTTTAACCCGACTTACCGTACTCCTCATCGGTGGACTTTTTTTCAATGTTTATATAGCCTTAATTCTCTTTGCATTAGCCGGTATTTTCGTATATCTTTTTGTTTTGATACAATTAATGAAATACGCTAAGGTACGATGGAAAAACATCGTCCAGCAGCTAATTTCTGTGTTACTTATGTTCTTTCCCGCAGGGGTGTTGCTCATTATGTTACAAGTGTATATAAGAAATCCGTATGTCACTGTATTAACCGCCAGCGTATTCGTTGTGATTTATTATCTCTATATTTTAAAAACGGATAAACAGGTACAGAATATTTTGATGGGGTGCAAATTCTGA
- the asnB gene encoding asparagine synthase (glutamine-hydrolyzing), with protein MCGIVGIVSKNKIKTSIIKSMNDSIIHRGPDDEGYLIGGSHENDTPLPKCVFTDSPNNIAFGHRRLSIIDISPHGHQPMSYLDRYWITYNGEVYNHIELREELEKLGYKFRSHSDTEVIMASYDAWGTECLNCFNGMWAFVLYDKKEEQLFISRDRFGIKPLYYFQDRENFIFASEIKALIKHPAVTREPNIDYCTSYIKEGSKEHLKETAFKDIYRFDNACFVQCCIEKIFQPIRETKFWSIKPNLSNEPYNEEKAQEYTRQYYGLLDDAVRLRLRADVKVGSALSGGLDSSSVVYLITQQLKAQSKEEKQETFSSIYKTRGSEHCDESGFIDEIAETLDVKSNQIEPRIEDVIEEHRKFVYYLDTPATNTLMSSWHTYKLTKACGVTVTLDGQGADEQLAGYLGDLVYYFANVPFSTLVQEILLYRHIPGALQYLVIGSLLNISRHLIGEKATLTSLGFMDIQFNFVPLNQKLCNDLDRSLETLFHWADRGSMAFSIETRMPFMDYRLVEFLAMVPATYKIHGGWTKFIARKAFDPHLPVSVCWRKDKLGWPIPEEFWFKGRLKKHFIGTLKKEAFLSQCGVHFSAMGEKDLFKRHSFAFLLRCYVLETWYSVFWENKGC; from the coding sequence ATGTGCGGTATAGTGGGCATAGTATCAAAAAACAAAATTAAGACTTCGATCATCAAATCGATGAACGACAGCATTATCCATCGCGGTCCGGATGATGAGGGATACCTCATCGGAGGATCACATGAGAACGATACCCCACTCCCAAAATGCGTTTTTACTGACAGTCCAAACAACATTGCGTTTGGTCACCGAAGGCTGTCAATCATTGACATAAGCCCGCATGGTCACCAGCCGATGAGTTATCTTGATCGCTACTGGATCACTTATAATGGCGAAGTGTATAATCACATCGAATTGCGTGAAGAATTGGAAAAACTCGGCTACAAGTTCCGCTCTCATTCAGATACCGAAGTGATTATGGCGAGTTATGATGCTTGGGGAACTGAGTGTCTGAACTGCTTTAATGGGATGTGGGCTTTCGTACTGTACGACAAAAAAGAAGAACAATTATTTATTTCACGCGATCGCTTTGGAATTAAGCCACTGTACTACTTCCAAGATCGTGAGAATTTTATTTTTGCTTCTGAGATTAAGGCTTTAATCAAACATCCTGCAGTAACAAGGGAGCCAAATATAGATTATTGTACGAGTTATATCAAAGAAGGATCCAAAGAGCACCTAAAAGAAACAGCATTCAAGGATATCTACCGGTTTGATAACGCCTGTTTTGTGCAATGTTGCATTGAAAAGATATTTCAACCCATTAGAGAGACCAAGTTCTGGAGTATCAAACCGAACCTCTCCAACGAACCCTATAATGAAGAAAAAGCCCAGGAATATACCAGACAATATTACGGCCTGCTTGACGATGCCGTCAGACTACGGCTGAGGGCCGATGTAAAAGTCGGTTCCGCGTTATCCGGGGGGTTGGATAGCTCTTCTGTGGTTTATCTCATTACTCAACAACTCAAAGCGCAGAGCAAAGAGGAAAAACAAGAAACATTTTCCAGCATCTACAAAACACGTGGCAGCGAGCATTGTGATGAGAGCGGTTTTATTGACGAAATTGCTGAAACTCTTGATGTAAAATCAAATCAGATCGAGCCACGGATAGAAGATGTTATCGAAGAACATCGAAAGTTTGTGTACTACCTTGATACTCCAGCAACAAATACCCTGATGTCCAGTTGGCATACTTATAAACTTACAAAAGCGTGTGGAGTTACTGTTACTCTGGATGGTCAAGGAGCGGATGAACAACTAGCGGGATATTTGGGTGACCTTGTGTATTATTTTGCCAATGTACCTTTTTCCACGTTAGTTCAGGAGATCCTCTTGTATCGGCACATCCCTGGGGCTTTACAATATTTAGTCATCGGTTCGCTTTTAAACATATCACGACATCTTATTGGAGAGAAAGCCACATTAACCTCTCTTGGTTTCATGGATATACAATTTAATTTTGTTCCTCTCAACCAGAAACTGTGCAATGATCTGGATCGGTCTTTGGAAACATTGTTTCATTGGGCGGATCGTGGATCGATGGCATTTTCCATAGAGACTCGCATGCCGTTCATGGATTACCGGCTCGTGGAATTTTTAGCAATGGTTCCTGCAACATATAAGATACATGGTGGATGGACAAAATTTATTGCAAGAAAGGCTTTTGACCCGCACCTGCCAGTTAGTGTTTGCTGGCGAAAAGATAAATTAGGTTGGCCGATTCCTGAAGAGTTCTGGTTTAAAGGCCGACTCAAAAAACATTTTATAGGGACTCTTAAAAAAGAGGCGTTTCTTTCACAATGCGGTGTTCATTTTTCAGCGATGGGTGAAAAAGATCTGTTCAAACGACACTCGTTTGCATTTTTGTTACGGTGTTATGTGCTAGAAACATGGTATTCGGTGTTTTGGGAAAATAAGGGATGTTGA